The genomic interval TGTGATCTTGACGGGCGGATTGGGTCCGACCGAAGACGACCTCACCAAGGAAACGGTGGCGGAAGTGTTGGGAATTGAGCTGGTGGAACACCCGCCCACCAGACGCTGGATTGAGGACCTGTTTCGCCAAAGAGGGTTGCCTGTCCCAACCGGCAACTACAAACAAGCCCTCGTTTTTCCGCAAGGCACGGTTTTCCCCAATGATCGCGGTACTGCACCCGGGCTGGCCGTTTCGCATGAAGGGGTTACCTATGTGATGTTGCCGGGGCCGCCACATGAGTTGATCCCGATGTTTGAAACGCGGGTGAAACCGTTTTTGATCTCCCTGTTGCCTGAAAAAGAGGTGATCCATTCGCAGGTGCTCCGGTTTTTCGGCATCGGGGAGTCTCACTTGGAGGAGCGGATCAAGGATCTGATCGACGGGCAGACCAATCCGACCATTGCCCCTTACGCGAAACGAGGGGAAGTCACCATTCGCCTCACCGCCAAAGCGTCAAGCGTACAGGAAGCGGAAGAACGGATCGCGCCCGTCCGGCAGGCGATATTGGACAGAGTGGGAGCGTATTGTTACAGTGAGCGGGACGAAACGTTGGAACAGGTGACGGTAAATCGGTTGCGCGACCGCGGTCAGACGCTGGCATTGGCGGAAAGTTGCACGGGCGGGCTGGTGGCACAGATGATCACATCGGTTCCGGGGGCAAGCGAAGTGTTCAAAGGCGGTGTGGTCTGCTATACCAACGAAGCGAAAGAGCGGATGTTGCAGGTGCCGCGGCATATCATTGACGCGCACGGGGCGATCAGCATGGAAACGGCTTGCACCTTGGCGGAACAGGCTGCACGGCAAATGGACGCCGATTGGGGGCTGAGTGTAACGGGTGTCGCCGGCCCGTCACCCGCGGAGGAGAAACCGGTCGGGCTGATCTATGTCGGTCTTGCTGAGAAAGGACGTCCCACCCGTGCCTACCGTTTTACGTTCCGCGGAACCCGGGAGGAGATCCGGGTTCGTGCTGCCAAGCAGATGCTGTTTCTTCTTCAGGAACGAATTAAAGAAAGGTGAACAGACAACATGAAGTCATTTGAACGATTTGATTTGGATCCCGCCATTCTCAAGGGGATCCGTGATATGGGATTTGAAGAACCCTCTCCGATTCAGGCCGCTTGTATCCCGGCTGTTTTACGGGGAGAAGACGTGATCGGACAAGCACAGACGGGAACGGGAAAGACGGCGGCGTTCGGGATTCCCGTATTGGAGCGGATCGACTCGCGACGTCGAGTGGTGCAAAGCCTGATTTTGGCGCCTACCCGCGAACTGGCCATACAAGTGTCCGAGGAATTGCGGAAAATCGGCCGACCGAAACGGGTTCGCACGTTGCCCATTTATGGGGGACAGCCGATCGGACGGCAGATCAAAGCGCTGCAGCAAGGCGTACACGTTGTGATCGGAACACCGGGACGGGTGCTGGATCATTTGCGGCGCGGCACGTTGAGCCTGGAACATGTCGAAATCATGGTGTTGGATGAAGCGGACGAAATGCTGGACATGGGCTTTATCGACGACATCGAAGCGGTGATGGAATATTTGCCGCAGCACCGGCAGTTGCTTCTTTTCTCCGCCACCATGCCACCGGGTATTCGCAGCTTGTCGCAAAAATATATGCGCAAACCTCGCTATATCACGGTCAATCGGGGCGAAGTGACGGTGCCGGCGATTGAGCAAGCCTACTATCGCGTGCTGGAGAGCGCCAAGCTGGACGCGTTGTGCCGGATTCTGGACAGTGAGGATGTGGACCTGGCCATCATATTCTGCCGCACCAAAAAGAACGTCGATGAACTGGCCGAAAACCTGCAGGCCAGAGGCTATATGGCCGGCGGCCTTCATGGCGACCTGGCCCAATCCCAGCGTGACCGGGTGATGAGCGCTTTCCGCAAAGGGGAGATTGAATTACTGGTGGCCACTGATGTGGCCGCGCGCGGGATCGATGTCGGCAGTGTGTCCCATGTGATCAACTACGACATTCCGCAGGACGTGGAAAGTTACGTTCACCGCATCGGCCGGACGGGCCGCGCGGGCAGGACCGGTATGGCGTTGACGCTCGTTACGCCGCGGGAGATGAAGCAGTTGCGCGCCATCGAAGAGGAGATCGGTCGGGGGCTGGAATCGCGCGAACTGCCCACCTTGGAAGAAGTGGCGCAAAAACAGCAGCGTGCCTGGATGGCCGAGGTGGAGGCCGTGATCGAATCGGGTGAAGATCGTACATTGTTTGAGGAGCTGTACCGCAAGCTGGCAACGAGGCACGCTCCGGAGGCGATCGCCGTGGCCGCCTTGCAGCTGGCATTTGCCGATCGGTTCGCTACCGGTACCGATGCAGCCTACGACTTCGGTGAAACGGGTGCTTCACCGGGGATGGTGCGATTTTTCATCAATGTGGGCAAAAACGTCAACATGCGTCCGCAGGAACTGGTCAAAGTCATCTCGGAATATGCGGGCATTTCCAGTAAGGACGTGGGGCGGATCAACATCTACGATCGCTTCTCTTTTGTGGAAGTGCCGGAGGAAGCGGCGCCGTTCGTGTTTGAGGCGTTGCGCCAGTCCAAAATCAACGGCGCACGGGTCAACTTGGAACCGGCTCGTCCGCGTAACCGTTCATAACCCTGAAAAACAAAACCCCGTCTCTGTGGACGGGGCGATTCAGGTACGCCGTTTTCCCTCTCACTCCTGTTTCTGCGCGCCAAGGACGCGCGTGGGAAAACGGCCACCCTCTTTTGGGAGAGCGGGTCCGAATTTCCCGTCGAGCGACTCTGGCTGTTGCCACAGAGCGGAGACGGGAAATCGAAGCCCCGCGGAACTTTGTAACAAACCCCGTCACTTGCGACGGGGTTTGTTACTGGATGCCCAGTGCGATTTTGGCGTACCGGGACATCCGGTCCTTTGTCCATGGCGGATTCCACACGATGTTGACCTCCACGTCCCGGACACCGTCCACTTTTTTGACCGCCTCCGTCACCTGGTCGTTGATCGTGCCGGCCAGCGGGCATCCCATGGCGGTCAGCGTCATCGTGATTTTGACGTTGCCGTCATCGTCGATATCCACGCCGTATACGAGTCCAAGGTTGACGATGTCGATGCCCAGTTCGGGGTCTTCGACCTCACCCAGTCGTTCCATGATCTCCTCTTTCATCCGTTCTTTATCCAATGATCATCACTCCCGATCGTCGTAGTTGCTTTTTTCATTACTGTACCACAACCGTGTATGCATCAAACCGGATTTGGAACGGCGAATAAATGTTCGCAAAATCTCTTGGCAAAGAATCCAAAACGATGTATGATGAGGATACGAGGCGAAACGAGACAAGGAGTGATACGATACATGTCCGACCGTCGTCAAGCGTTGGAAATGGCACTGAGACAGATCGAAAAGCAGTTTGGAAAAGGCTCGATCATGCGGATGGGGGAAGCGGCCGCGACCCAGGTGGAGACGATTTCCAGCGGATCGATCGCGTTGGATATCGCGTTGGGTGTGGGCGGATATCCCCGTGGCCGGATCATTGAAGTATACGGACCGGAGTCTTCGGGTAAAACGACCGTGGCACTTCATGCAATCGCCGAAGTACAGCGCGTCGGGGGCCAAGCCGCATTTATCGACGCCGAGCATGCGTTGGACCCGGTGTATGCCCAAAAGCTGGGTGTCAACATTGATGAACTGTTGCTGTCCCAACCGGACACGGGAGAGCAGGCGTTGGAGATCGCCGAGGCACTGGTGAGAAGCGGAGCGATCGATATCATCGTCATCGACTCGGTGGCCGCGTTGGTTCCCAAAGCGGAAATTGAAGGGGAGATGGGGGACTCCCACGTCGGTTTGCAGGCCCGTCTGATGTCGCAGGCACTGCGGAAGCTGTCCGGTGCGATCAGCAAATCGAGGACGATCGCGATTTTCATCAACCAAATCCGGGAAAAAGTGGGGGTCATGTTCGGCAACCCGGAAACCACTCCCGGCGGTCGGGCATTGAAATTCTACTCCAGCATCCGCCTGGAAGTGCGTCGTGCGGAGACGATCAAGCAAGGAAACGAGATGGTGGGCAGCCGAACCAAGATCAAAGTGGTGAAAAACAAGGTGGCCCCGCCGTTCAAGCAAGCCGACGTGGACATCATGTACGGCGAAGGGATCTCCAAAGAAGGCAGCATTCTGGACATCGCCACCGAGTTGGACATCATCAGCAAGAGCGGCGCTTGGTATTCGTTTGAGGGTGAACGTCTGGGACAGGGACGGGAAAACGCGAAACAATTCCTCAAAGAAAACGCGGAGTTGTGCGCGAGGATCGAAGCCAGCATCCGTGCCCACTTCGGCTTGGCCGAACCGAAAAAACCCGAAGCTGCCCAGGAGTCCGGAGATCAAGCCGAGCAACTGGAACTCGAAGCCTGACCGTGTCGTGGTCTGACCTTCTGCAAAGGCGGGAAGAGACATGAAACAGGAGCCGGGCACCATTGTTCGGATTGAGCGGCAACCGGGCACAACGGCCCGATACCGTGTGTATATCGAGGGTTGCGAGCCGGTTTTCGTGCATGAGGACGTTTTGGTCAAGATGCGGTTGACCAAGGGACGTCGGGTGAACCCGGTTGAGATCGATGCGGTTTTGGAAGAGGAAGAACAAAACAAAGTGTGGCAGGCCGCACTCAAGTATTTGCAATACAAACCGCGAACAGCTTGGGAAGTGGAGCGTTATCTCCATGGAAAGGGGTTTGCTGCCCCGCATGTGCGGGCGGTGATGGACAAGCTCCATCGTTACGGTTATGTCGACGACCGCCGGTTTGCCGCCGCCTGGGTGGAACAACGACGCGGAAATGGTCGCGGCCGTTTGCTGTTGCGAAAAGAATTGGAGCAAAAGGGGATTGCCGCCGAGATCATCGACGAGGTGTTGGCGGAGGTTCCCGAAGAAGCGGATCGGGAGCTGGCGAGATCGCTGGCGGAAAAACGATATGAGCGGCTCCGCCGGTATCCGTGGCCGACCGTGGAACGACGGTTGGGCCATTATTTGTTGCGCAGGGGTTTTCCGCAATCACTCGTCCGCTCCATCCTGCAAAGCTATCGCGAACGTCATCGGGATTCATTGTGAGAGGGGATGAGATCGGATGCGGCTGTTGTATTTGACCGACACGCATATCAGGGGTACATCACCCCGCAGCCGCACGGACGACTTTCCGGCAGCCATGCGTCGCAAGCTGGAAGAAGTGATCCGGCTGGCACATGACCGCCAAGTGGATGCAGTCTTGCACGGCGGTGACTTTTTTGACCGTCCCGATCTTTCCCCGGCGGTCGTTCGTGAATTTGCCTCCTTGTTGCGCCGGTTGAAGGTGCCGCTGTATACAATCGCTGGTAATCACGACATTTACGGGCATAACCCCGATACGGTCGATCGATCGATGCTGGGGCTGTTGGATGCTTTCGGCGTTATCCGCCTGCTTCGCCCGAGGGAAACGGTCAAGCTGGAAAGAGACGGCGTCACCGTTCAGCTCAGCGGCCAACCGTTTCACCACGAGCTGGACAAGCGGGACCCTGGATTGGATTATGCGGTGAACAACGTGACAGGTGCCGATTTTTGCGTACATATGGTTCACGGCATGGCGGTGGACCGCCACCTGCCCGAAGGCGTACCGCATACGTTATTGGATCATCTGTGGTTTGAATCGGTGGACGTCCTGCTCACCGGGCACTATCATGCAGGGTTTCCCGTTCAACGTCGTGAGGGACGCTTGATTGTGAATCCCGGTGCCTTGGCTCGCATCAACAACCATCCTTCAGAGATGCGACGTCAACCACAAGTCGCTTTGCTCACGTTTGCCGGATCGGTACAGGTGGAACTCATCCCCTTGCAATGTGCGGCCAAGGGAACGGATGTGCTGGACCGTTCTTATCTGGAACAAGCCGCCTACCGGGAGGAGAAATTGGCAGCCTTTGTCCGGCAGGTACGTGCCGCCGGTGAATTTCAGGGGATCGACGTGATCGACATCATTGAGGAAATCGCCCGTTTGGAAGGAATTGAACCGGATGTCAAACACGAGGCGATGCGACGCATCGCCGTCGTGCAGGAGCGGTTGGGGACGGAAGGGGGACGGGAGCGTTGAAGCGGCTGAAGCGTCTGTACATCGAAAATTTCCAGTCGCACGAGCGGACGGAAATTCAATTTGCCGATGGACTCAATGTGCTGATCGGTCCGTCGGACAGCGGGAAGAGTGCCATCTTGCGCGCGTTGCGCTGGGTCTTGTTCAATCAGCCGCGAGGGACGGATTATATTCGAATCGGAGCGGACAAATGCCGTGTCGTCCTGACGATGTCCGACGGAACGGAAATCGTCCGGGAACGTTCAGCTTCCGTCAACCGTTACATCATCCGGACCCCGGACGGACAGGAACGGGTATTTGAAGGATTCGGCAGCGGTGTGCCGCAGGAAGTGCTGGATGCCCACAACATGCATCCGGTCCGGTTGGACAAGGACTGGGAACTGTCCGCCCAATTCGGCAGTCAATTGGAAAGTCCGTTTTTGTTGGCCGAGACGGGCAGTATACGCGCCAAATCCATCGGGCGGATCAGCGGTGCCCACATCATGGACATCGCCTTGCGTGATACGATGCGGGACCGGCAATCGCTGGCTTCCGAGATGAAACACGTGGAGCAGGAAGCGACACGCCTGACGGAAGCGTTGAAGCCGTACGAAGACCTTCCCCGACTGGGACGGGAATTGGAGGAGTCGGAATCGCTTTATCAGGCGGCTGTGCAAATGGAGGAGCGTCTGTCCCGTCTCAAGGCTCTGCTGCAAAAATGGCGGGATTGCCGGGAGCAAATCGCGACCCAGCGAAACATTCTCCAACGGTTGCGACAGTTGCCGGAGGCGGAGGCGAAGATTTCCTCCCTGCAGGCGGACGGTCAACGTCTGATATTGTTGCGCCGCCGTCTGGAGGAGTATCGAAAGGGGCAACGGGAGCAGCGAGCATGCCGCCATACGCTCACAATGACCGAGAAGCTGGTGGAGGCAGCGACAGCCCTCGACAACTTGGAACACCGTCGCGCGCGTCTGCAAACGCTGAGACGGTTGCACGCGTTGTATCATACCTGTAAAAATGAGCAAGCGCGATATCAACTGCGTCTCCGTCTGACCGACGGTGTCGATCTGGTGGCGGCAGTCGTCTCCCGGCTGGATACCAAACGGGTGATTCACGACCGCATGTTGCGCCTGAAGCCGCGTCTGCACCGTCTTCGCCAGGAACGCGAGCGCATCGCTCGGACGTTGGAACGAACACGAACCCTGGCTGAAGCGATGCGGGCCGTGACTGCCGCCGAGGAAGCGTATGGGCGGTGGAGCGTTCTGACGCAGTCCGCACAACGGCTCGGCGATTGCCGCAAGCGGCTGGAGGATGGGCGGAAG from Polycladomyces zharkentensis carries:
- a CDS encoding regulatory protein RecX is translated as MKQEPGTIVRIERQPGTTARYRVYIEGCEPVFVHEDVLVKMRLTKGRRVNPVEIDAVLEEEEQNKVWQAALKYLQYKPRTAWEVERYLHGKGFAAPHVRAVMDKLHRYGYVDDRRFAAAWVEQRRGNGRGRLLLRKELEQKGIAAEIIDEVLAEVPEEADRELARSLAEKRYERLRRYPWPTVERRLGHYLLRRGFPQSLVRSILQSYRERHRDSL
- a CDS encoding metal-sulfur cluster assembly factor; the protein is MKEEIMERLGEVEDPELGIDIVNLGLVYGVDIDDDGNVKITMTLTAMGCPLAGTINDQVTEAVKKVDGVRDVEVNIVWNPPWTKDRMSRYAKIALGIQ
- a CDS encoding competence/damage-inducible protein A → MRAEIIAVGTELLLGHTLNTHASYLSRECSELGIGVYYHITVGDNRDRLKEVIRTARERSDLVILTGGLGPTEDDLTKETVAEVLGIELVEHPPTRRWIEDLFRQRGLPVPTGNYKQALVFPQGTVFPNDRGTAPGLAVSHEGVTYVMLPGPPHELIPMFETRVKPFLISLLPEKEVIHSQVLRFFGIGESHLEERIKDLIDGQTNPTIAPYAKRGEVTIRLTAKASSVQEAEERIAPVRQAILDRVGAYCYSERDETLEQVTVNRLRDRGQTLALAESCTGGLVAQMITSVPGASEVFKGGVVCYTNEAKERMLQVPRHIIDAHGAISMETACTLAEQAARQMDADWGLSVTGVAGPSPAEEKPVGLIYVGLAEKGRPTRAYRFTFRGTREEIRVRAAKQMLFLLQERIKER
- a CDS encoding DEAD/DEAH box helicase, with the protein product MKSFERFDLDPAILKGIRDMGFEEPSPIQAACIPAVLRGEDVIGQAQTGTGKTAAFGIPVLERIDSRRRVVQSLILAPTRELAIQVSEELRKIGRPKRVRTLPIYGGQPIGRQIKALQQGVHVVIGTPGRVLDHLRRGTLSLEHVEIMVLDEADEMLDMGFIDDIEAVMEYLPQHRQLLLFSATMPPGIRSLSQKYMRKPRYITVNRGEVTVPAIEQAYYRVLESAKLDALCRILDSEDVDLAIIFCRTKKNVDELAENLQARGYMAGGLHGDLAQSQRDRVMSAFRKGEIELLVATDVAARGIDVGSVSHVINYDIPQDVESYVHRIGRTGRAGRTGMALTLVTPREMKQLRAIEEEIGRGLESRELPTLEEVAQKQQRAWMAEVEAVIESGEDRTLFEELYRKLATRHAPEAIAVAALQLAFADRFATGTDAAYDFGETGASPGMVRFFINVGKNVNMRPQELVKVISEYAGISSKDVGRINIYDRFSFVEVPEEAAPFVFEALRQSKINGARVNLEPARPRNRS
- the recA gene encoding recombinase RecA, whose product is MSDRRQALEMALRQIEKQFGKGSIMRMGEAAATQVETISSGSIALDIALGVGGYPRGRIIEVYGPESSGKTTVALHAIAEVQRVGGQAAFIDAEHALDPVYAQKLGVNIDELLLSQPDTGEQALEIAEALVRSGAIDIIVIDSVAALVPKAEIEGEMGDSHVGLQARLMSQALRKLSGAISKSRTIAIFINQIREKVGVMFGNPETTPGGRALKFYSSIRLEVRRAETIKQGNEMVGSRTKIKVVKNKVAPPFKQADVDIMYGEGISKEGSILDIATELDIISKSGAWYSFEGERLGQGRENAKQFLKENAELCARIEASIRAHFGLAEPKKPEAAQESGDQAEQLELEA
- a CDS encoding metallophosphoesterase family protein → MRLLYLTDTHIRGTSPRSRTDDFPAAMRRKLEEVIRLAHDRQVDAVLHGGDFFDRPDLSPAVVREFASLLRRLKVPLYTIAGNHDIYGHNPDTVDRSMLGLLDAFGVIRLLRPRETVKLERDGVTVQLSGQPFHHELDKRDPGLDYAVNNVTGADFCVHMVHGMAVDRHLPEGVPHTLLDHLWFESVDVLLTGHYHAGFPVQRREGRLIVNPGALARINNHPSEMRRQPQVALLTFAGSVQVELIPLQCAAKGTDVLDRSYLEQAAYREEKLAAFVRQVRAAGEFQGIDVIDIIEEIARLEGIEPDVKHEAMRRIAVVQERLGTEGGRER
- a CDS encoding AAA family ATPase — its product is MKRLKRLYIENFQSHERTEIQFADGLNVLIGPSDSGKSAILRALRWVLFNQPRGTDYIRIGADKCRVVLTMSDGTEIVRERSASVNRYIIRTPDGQERVFEGFGSGVPQEVLDAHNMHPVRLDKDWELSAQFGSQLESPFLLAETGSIRAKSIGRISGAHIMDIALRDTMRDRQSLASEMKHVEQEATRLTEALKPYEDLPRLGRELEESESLYQAAVQMEERLSRLKALLQKWRDCREQIATQRNILQRLRQLPEAEAKISSLQADGQRLILLRRRLEEYRKGQREQRACRHTLTMTEKLVEAATALDNLEHRRARLQTLRRLHALYHTCKNEQARYQLRLRLTDGVDLVAAVVSRLDTKRVIHDRMLRLKPRLHRLRQERERIARTLERTRTLAEAMRAVTAAEEAYGRWSVLTQSAQRLGDCRKRLEDGRKYLKANAEAIEANTSQMLRLFQQLGRCPTCGSPVDGSVLQHILAEVRGGVSHAAVGRENQRD